Proteins found in one Roseovarius pelagicus genomic segment:
- the cysQ gene encoding 3'(2'),5'-bisphosphate nucleotidase CysQ, whose translation MNLDHDQLTTTIRRLALEAGDVIMNIYNSDDFDIKTKSDSSPVTEADEAADALISTGLRAAFPDITLVTEEQSDSHQLRGDTFLIVDPLDGTKEFIHRRGDFTVNIAYVENGVPIRGVVYAPAKGRMFFTMPDGHAVEETGDLDKDVIGTIRPIRVSDPDNSALMVVASKSHRDQATDDYIGKYAVKDMKSAGSSLKFCLIATGEADIYPRVGRTMEWDTAAGHAVLTGAGGRVVRFDDHTDLAYGKDGYANPFFIAYAPSVDLKEG comes from the coding sequence ATGAATTTGGACCACGATCAGTTGACCACCACCATTCGACGCCTCGCGTTGGAGGCTGGTGACGTGATTATGAATATCTACAATTCCGACGATTTCGACATCAAAACCAAATCCGACTCCAGTCCCGTGACAGAGGCCGACGAGGCCGCTGATGCACTGATCTCGACCGGGCTGCGGGCTGCGTTTCCGGACATAACACTGGTGACAGAGGAACAATCCGACAGCCACCAGTTGCGCGGCGACACCTTTCTGATCGTCGATCCATTGGACGGAACCAAGGAATTCATCCACCGCCGCGGCGATTTCACCGTCAACATCGCCTATGTCGAAAACGGCGTACCGATCCGGGGCGTGGTCTATGCACCCGCCAAGGGGCGCATGTTCTTTACCATGCCCGACGGTCACGCCGTCGAGGAAACCGGAGACCTCGACAAGGACGTGATCGGCACAATCCGCCCCATTCGCGTATCGGATCCGGACAACTCCGCGCTGATGGTCGTTGCCTCAAAATCGCACCGCGATCAGGCCACCGACGATTATATCGGCAAATACGCCGTCAAGGATATGAAGAGCGCCGGTTCCTCGCTCAAGTTCTGCCTGATCGCAACGGGCGAGGCAGATATCTATCCCCGCGTGGGCCGGACCATGGAATGGGACACTGCGGCCGGTCACGCAGTTCTGACCGGCGCAGGCGGACGCGTCGTACGGTTCGATGACCATACCGATCTGGCCTATGGCAAGGACGGATATGCCAATCCGTTCTTCATCGCCTACGCCCCCAGCGTAGACCTCAAGGAGGGCTGA
- the galU gene encoding UTP--glucose-1-phosphate uridylyltransferase GalU has translation MRRKVTKAIFPVAGMGTRFLPATKSVPKEIMTLVDRPLVQYAIDEAREAGIKEFIFVTSRGKGALEDYFDNAPTLEQELRRKGKTELLDILKSTNMDSGEIAYLRQHKPLGLGHAVWCARRLIGNEPFAVILPDDVIAAEKPCLQQMIEAFEETPGNIVAAMEVPDDKASSYGILDIKEDMGSMVSTKGMVEKPAPGTAPSNLAVIGRYVLTPTVLKMLNQKKTGAGGEIQLTDAIDDARDEGEEVYGFRFRGQRFDCGSKAGFLQATVSFALDRPELRDDLQNFLYEIVNADKAAQ, from the coding sequence ATGCGGCGCAAGGTTACAAAGGCCATTTTTCCCGTTGCGGGAATGGGAACGCGGTTTCTACCGGCGACAAAATCCGTGCCTAAGGAAATCATGACACTGGTGGACCGTCCGCTGGTGCAATACGCGATCGACGAGGCGCGCGAGGCAGGGATCAAGGAGTTCATCTTTGTCACCTCACGCGGCAAAGGTGCGCTTGAGGACTATTTTGACAACGCCCCCACGCTGGAGCAGGAGTTGCGTAGGAAGGGTAAGACCGAGCTTCTCGATATTCTGAAATCTACGAACATGGACTCGGGCGAAATCGCCTATCTGCGCCAACACAAACCGCTTGGTCTGGGGCATGCCGTCTGGTGCGCGCGCCGCCTGATTGGCAACGAACCTTTTGCCGTGATACTGCCGGATGACGTGATCGCCGCCGAGAAACCCTGCCTGCAACAGATGATCGAGGCATTCGAGGAAACGCCGGGCAACATCGTCGCCGCGATGGAGGTCCCCGATGACAAGGCCTCCTCCTACGGGATCCTCGATATCAAAGAAGATATGGGGTCTATGGTATCGACCAAGGGCATGGTCGAAAAACCCGCCCCCGGCACCGCACCGTCGAACCTCGCCGTGATCGGTCGCTATGTTTTGACGCCCACCGTCCTGAAAATGCTGAACCAGAAGAAGACTGGCGCAGGTGGAGAAATTCAACTGACCGACGCCATCGACGATGCCCGCGACGAGGGCGAAGAGGTCTACGGCTTCCGTTTCCGCGGCCAGCGGTTCGATTGCGGGTCCAAGGCCGGTTTCCTGCAAGCGACCGTATCATTCGCGCTGGATCGGCCAGAGTTACGCGACGATTTGCAGAACTTCCTTTACGAAATCGTCAACGCTGATAAGGCTGCTCAGTAA
- a CDS encoding ABC transporter permease produces MFQQAKQKSTLLTAVSIAELIYHGTVREVRKAHGNALMALGINLLQAVVFIGSFYLMFSVLGLRGAALRGDFLLYIMSGIFLFLSHVKTLSAVVGAEGPSSPMMKHAPMNTMIAICAAAFGALYIQLLTLFLILFVYHVAFTPFTVEQPFWAFLMLMLAWFTAVALGLVLLAIKPWFPTFTQTFVTVYQRANMIASGKMFVANALPPTMLAMFDWNPLFHLIDQSRGFVFVNYIPRNSSIEYPVTVGIVFIVVGLMGEFYTRHHASASWDARR; encoded by the coding sequence ATGTTTCAGCAGGCCAAACAGAAATCCACGCTCTTGACGGCGGTCTCTATCGCCGAGCTGATCTATCATGGGACAGTTCGCGAAGTGCGCAAGGCGCATGGAAATGCGTTGATGGCGCTGGGCATCAACCTGTTGCAGGCCGTTGTTTTCATTGGATCATTCTACCTGATGTTTTCGGTTCTTGGTCTGCGTGGCGCGGCACTGCGCGGTGATTTCCTGTTATATATCATGTCGGGCATTTTCCTGTTTTTGTCGCATGTCAAAACACTGAGCGCGGTGGTGGGCGCCGAAGGGCCGTCGTCACCGATGATGAAGCACGCGCCAATGAACACAATGATCGCGATCTGCGCCGCGGCGTTTGGTGCGCTCTATATCCAGTTGCTGACGTTGTTTTTAATCCTGTTTGTCTATCATGTGGCATTCACACCCTTCACGGTCGAGCAACCATTCTGGGCATTTCTGATGCTGATGCTGGCTTGGTTCACGGCCGTGGCGCTGGGTCTGGTACTGTTGGCGATCAAGCCGTGGTTCCCGACATTTACGCAGACATTCGTCACAGTTTATCAGCGCGCAAATATGATCGCGTCGGGCAAGATGTTCGTCGCCAATGCGCTGCCGCCGACCATGCTGGCGATGTTTGACTGGAACCCGCTGTTTCATCTGATTGATCAGTCGCGCGGGTTTGTCTTCGTCAATTACATTCCCCGAAATTCATCAATCGAGTATCCGGTGACAGTTGGGATCGTATTTATCGTTGTGGGGTTAATGGGTGAATTCTATACCCGGCATCACGCCTCGGCCAGCTGGGACGCACGTCGCTAG
- a CDS encoding 3-deoxy-manno-octulosonate cytidylyltransferase gives MSVLIAIPARYASSRFPGKPLATLTGATGETKSLIQRSWEAACLVNGADRVVVATDDDRIREAAVAFGAEVVMTSADCANGTERCAEAAQTLGGGFDIVVNLQGDAPLTPHWFVEDLVAGLRADPAAEVATPVLRCDGRALNGFLEDRRNGRVGGTTAVFGTQNHALYFSKEVIPYTPGTYADADTTPVFHHVGVYAYRPAALTAYPDFAPGPLEQLEGLEQLRFLEHGRSILCVEVEARNRQFWELNNPEDVSRIETMMTEMDMA, from the coding sequence ATGAGCGTCCTCATCGCCATCCCCGCCCGTTATGCCTCCAGCCGGTTCCCGGGCAAGCCATTGGCGACCCTCACCGGCGCCACCGGAGAGACGAAGTCGCTGATTCAGCGATCATGGGAGGCTGCCTGCCTCGTAAATGGCGCGGACCGGGTCGTGGTTGCAACCGACGATGATCGCATCCGCGAGGCCGCCGTTGCCTTTGGCGCAGAGGTGGTGATGACCTCTGCTGACTGTGCCAATGGTACCGAACGCTGCGCCGAAGCTGCGCAGACACTGGGCGGCGGGTTTGATATCGTGGTGAACCTGCAGGGCGATGCACCCCTGACCCCCCATTGGTTCGTCGAAGATCTGGTGGCGGGTCTGCGTGCCGATCCGGCGGCAGAGGTCGCCACACCGGTGTTACGTTGTGATGGTCGCGCGCTGAACGGATTTCTCGAGGATCGCCGCAATGGCCGCGTTGGCGGCACCACCGCTGTCTTTGGCACACAGAACCACGCGCTCTATTTCTCTAAGGAAGTGATCCCCTACACCCCCGGCACCTATGCCGATGCGGACACCACCCCGGTCTTTCATCACGTTGGCGTCTACGCCTACCGCCCCGCGGCTCTGACGGCCTATCCCGATTTTGCCCCCGGCCCGCTGGAACAGCTCGAAGGACTGGAACAACTTCGCTTTCTCGAACACGGTCGATCCATCCTGTGCGTCGAGGTAGAGGCCCGCAACCGACAGTTCTGGGAACTGAACAACCCGGAAGATGTTTCCAGAATTGAAACGATGATGACAGAGATGGATATGGCCTGA
- a CDS encoding glycosyltransferase family 2 protein, with the protein MQDITQQIGTATMAYRLRWKRRRLLLRALRKRRQLREVHNRTDQIAPDSILCFTTVRNEAVRLPYFLDHHRKLGVDHFLFVDNASDDGTAEYLAQQLDTSIWHTPDSYRLSRFGVDWLTWLQIQHGHSHWCLTLDADEVFIYPYHDTRPLRALTEWLDRKEFTSFGALMLDMYPKGPLDAQTYQAGSNPFEILQWFDGGNYMIQKKKDLQNLWIQGGPRARNFFATNPRRAPTMGKVPLVKWDRRYAYVSSTHSLLPRRLNHVYDDQGGEKTSGILLHTKFLHMIADKSAEEKNRGEHFANSALYDDYYDRLTQSPDLWCDGSTRLISWRQLEAMGLMSRGTWL; encoded by the coding sequence ATGCAGGACATAACGCAGCAGATCGGCACCGCCACGATGGCCTATCGTCTGCGCTGGAAACGGCGCCGCCTGTTGCTGCGCGCGCTGCGCAAACGCCGCCAGCTCCGCGAAGTCCACAACCGCACGGACCAAATCGCACCAGATTCAATCCTGTGTTTCACAACAGTCCGAAACGAGGCCGTGCGGCTGCCGTACTTTCTTGATCATCATCGCAAGCTGGGTGTCGATCATTTCCTATTCGTGGACAATGCATCCGACGACGGCACCGCCGAATACCTCGCACAGCAACTCGACACGTCGATTTGGCACACCCCGGACAGCTATCGCCTGTCGCGATTCGGAGTCGATTGGCTGACTTGGCTACAGATCCAACATGGTCACAGCCACTGGTGCCTGACTTTGGACGCTGACGAAGTGTTCATCTATCCATATCACGATACGCGTCCCCTCCGGGCGCTCACAGAATGGCTCGACCGCAAGGAGTTTACCTCCTTCGGCGCGCTGATGCTGGACATGTACCCCAAGGGACCGCTCGACGCCCAGACCTACCAGGCCGGCAGCAATCCGTTTGAAATCCTGCAATGGTTTGATGGTGGCAACTATATGATTCAAAAGAAAAAGGATCTTCAGAACTTGTGGATCCAAGGCGGCCCAAGGGCACGCAATTTCTTTGCCACGAATCCCCGCCGCGCGCCGACGATGGGCAAGGTTCCTCTGGTCAAATGGGATCGCCGCTATGCCTATGTCAGCTCTACCCATTCGCTGCTGCCCCGGCGGCTGAACCACGTCTATGACGATCAGGGCGGTGAAAAAACCAGCGGCATCCTCCTGCACACGAAATTCCTGCACATGATCGCCGACAAGTCTGCCGAAGAGAAAAACCGCGGCGAACATTTCGCCAATTCCGCCCTCTATGACGACTACTATGACCGCCTCACCCAAAGCCCGGATTTATGGTGCGACGGCTCGACCCGGCTCATCTCTTGGCGACAGCTAGAGGCAATGGGACTGATGTCACGGGGAACATGGCTATGA
- the galE gene encoding UDP-glucose 4-epimerase GalE, with translation MTNILVTGGAGYIGSHACKALQAAGYTPVTYDNLSIGWQDAVKFGPFEQGDLTDRERLDQVFAAYQPAAVMHFAALSQVGDSIRSPETYWHNNVAGSLTLMQAAVHAGCRNFVFSSTCATYGDQDNVVLDEECAQHPINPYGASKRAIEDMLHGFEVAHDLHHVIFRYFNVAGADPEAEIGEFHKPETHLIPLMLDAIDGKRDALTVFGTDWDTPDGTCIRDYVHVMDLVDAHILGLKWLENDKPSRVFNLGTGSGFSVREVIDQSHAVTGRDVPVIDGPRRPGDCTRLVSGSTRAEAELGWKPKRSTMKQMITDAWRWHQTGHYDK, from the coding sequence GTGACGAATATCCTGGTAACAGGCGGCGCGGGCTATATCGGAAGTCACGCATGCAAGGCGCTACAGGCGGCAGGCTATACGCCCGTCACCTATGACAACCTCAGCATTGGCTGGCAGGATGCCGTCAAATTCGGACCGTTCGAGCAGGGCGACCTGACCGACCGCGAACGACTGGATCAGGTTTTTGCCGCTTATCAACCTGCCGCCGTCATGCACTTTGCCGCGCTCAGTCAGGTGGGCGACAGCATCCGCAGTCCCGAAACCTATTGGCACAACAATGTCGCCGGATCGCTGACCCTGATGCAGGCTGCTGTACACGCGGGCTGCCGCAACTTTGTGTTCAGCTCCACCTGCGCAACATATGGGGATCAGGATAATGTCGTTCTGGACGAGGAATGCGCGCAACATCCCATCAACCCATACGGCGCCTCAAAACGCGCGATCGAGGATATGTTGCACGGATTCGAGGTCGCGCATGACCTGCATCATGTCATCTTTCGCTACTTCAACGTCGCCGGCGCCGATCCAGAGGCCGAAATCGGAGAGTTTCACAAGCCCGAGACACACCTCATCCCCCTCATGCTCGACGCAATTGACGGCAAACGCGATGCGCTGACCGTGTTTGGCACCGATTGGGATACACCCGATGGCACCTGCATCCGCGACTATGTGCATGTGATGGATCTGGTTGATGCCCATATTCTGGGCCTGAAGTGGCTGGAGAATGACAAGCCCAGCCGCGTGTTCAATCTTGGCACCGGCAGTGGTTTTTCTGTGCGCGAGGTGATCGACCAGTCTCATGCCGTCACTGGCCGCGATGTTCCGGTGATCGACGGCCCACGTCGTCCGGGTGACTGCACCCGCCTTGTCTCTGGCTCCACCCGCGCCGAGGCTGAACTGGGCTGGAAACCGAAACGCTCCACCATGAAGCAGATGATCACCGACGCGTGGCGCTGGCATCAAACGGGGCATTACGACAAGTAG